In one Drosophila gunungcola strain Sukarami chromosome 2R unlocalized genomic scaffold, Dgunungcola_SK_2 000004F, whole genome shotgun sequence genomic region, the following are encoded:
- the LOC128253743 gene encoding uncharacterized protein LOC128253743 — MLRYLLILCALKSATCGDTELLTQTVYGFLDFTTTIGNTVMVFSPQSSPAFELKSNNTHEIINIIETKPKVTKKEKEKVGIKPTPLIVTHSIVNVETETSQIESYNISLSNSPIQTLLNTPEYDLLSRQPEQFAEETYRVVNFKSKNEADRQRIYQSKKEPIHGYQTRSSQEFKSIVTATKESGKFSKVSQVHPVSSVEKKSKPRQTRINKPVTASIQPSRTLKESSFQTQLSSKPPRKSQQSSRDNRGSSSTRKSSRPKGKRRNKHTQSSKLAITPSVTETTSRHSYRTKANANAVQEEPVSVVSPNSFKLNRRPGRWQYKSSPKPKVNIRKNASPNVPSPIQNETAPNDETPVEVITNQALNNGRDLEASGSQNGPVANNNNDDPNSKYFIQTLNVEISTPQPFIDTYYEIATIKTPFIFQAGVVKKTRFLTVTSTIEKVIVEEHTKEYSEDDGPLTENILEATASTEDKTLAGSVTTLKPIYLGEETETPSLETITESFSITQTKLKTQILPIIFEKRNETIQVTLVQTYDYTSLITVTQTISPLSEDFSPSKNFKDFEGSLDEAGSEINLDLEFGDEDNTGKFDAKIKPKIKPDVKNNISNPLIPETVSFPDSLQNNLITSTRPVIKLETIWESHVVPLVRGTETIMRTLSKSVGVVEKTEYVTEVATIPMPLPSIPSSQYPFSINPFNPFNPLLPIPPQQLITSTEIQQSMVTETSSKVLKLTFGARTAYTTIFSTSVVPTAVTRLITATIPGQPGQSFPNYYPPPYNPFAYVG, encoded by the exons atgttGCGCTATCTGCTCATTCTGTGCGCCTTAAAAAGCG CTACTTGCGGTGATACTGAGTTACTAACTCAAACTGTTTAtggatttttggattttaCAACTACCATTGGGAATACTGTTATGGTCTTCTCGCCCCAAAGCTCACCAGCTTTCg aactaAAATCCAACAATACTCATgagataataaatataatagaaACTAAACCGAAAGTaactaaaaaagaaaaagaaaaggtcGGAATTAAGCCAACGCCCCTAATTGTGACTCATTCGATTGTTAACGTCGAAACTGAAACATCCCAGATAGAATCTTACAATATAAGTCTCTCGAACTCGCCCATCCAAACTCTTTTGAATACCCCCGAATACGATTTACTCTCTCGTCAACCCGAACAGTTTGCCGAAGAAACCTATCGTGtggttaattttaaatccaaGAACGAAGCCGACCGGCAAAGGATCTATCAATCCAAGAAAGAACCCATTCATGGGTATCAAACGAGATCAAGTCAAGAATTTAAGAGCATTGTAACGGCCACTAAGGAATCGGGTAAATTCTCTAAGGTCTCGCAGGTTCATCCTGTGTCGAGTGTTGAGAAAAAGAGTAAGCCCCGACAGACGCGTATAAACAAGCCAGTTACGGCCTCGATTCAACCGAGTAGAACTCTAAAGGAGTCGAGTTTTCAGACTCAGTTATCCAGCAAACCGCCACGCAAAAGCCAGCAAAGTAGTCGCGACAACAGGGGATCATCAAGTACCAGAAAGTCTTCTCGGCCCAAGGGAAAAAG GAGGAATAAGCACACCCAAAGTTCCAAACTGGCAATAACTCCGTCGGTAACAGAAACTACCTCTCGTCACTCTTATCGGACGAAAGCCAATGCAAATGCTGTACAGGAAGAGCCAGTATCGGTTGTTAGCCCTAATTCATTTAAGCTGAATAGACGTCCTGGAAGATGGCAGTACAAGTCCTCGCCAAAGCCCAAAGTTAACATTAGGAAGAACGCTAGCCCCAATGTACCCAGCCCCATTCAAAACGAAACGGCTCCAAATGACGAGACTCCTGTGGAAGTCATTACTAATCAGGCTCTTAACAATGGAAGAGATCTGGAGGCTTCTGGTTCCCAAAATGGTCCTGTGGCGAATAACAACAATGATGATCCCAACTCTAAATACTTTATACAAACATTGAATGTTGAAATATCGACACCGCAACCATTCATTGATACCTATTATGAAATTGCAACTATTAAAACGCCTTTTATATTCcag gCCGGAGTGGTTAAGAAAACGCGTTTTTTGACCGTTACATCAACAATAGAGAAAGTGATTGTAGAGGAGCACACTAAAGAATACTCTGAAGATGATGGTCCTTTGACAGAGAATATTTTAGAGGCCACAGCCAGCACAGAGGATAAAACTTTGGCGGGTAGTGTTACGACATTGAAACCCATTTATCTGGGGGAGGAAACGGAAACTCCCAGCTTGGAGACAATAACAGAATCCTTTTCCATAACTCAAACTAAGCTGAAAACTCAGATCCTGCCTATAATATTTGAGAAGAGAAATGAAACGATCCAAGTAACGCTGGTGCAGACATATGACTACACCAGCCTAATCACCGTCACGCAGACAATATCGCCATTGAGCGAAGACTTTTCTCCATCGAAGAACTTTAAGGACTTTGAGGGAAGTTTGGACGAGGCTGGATCGGAAATAAACTTGGACCTTGAGTTCGGCGATGAAGACAATACAGGCAAATTTGACGCCAAAATAAAGCCGAAGATAAAGCCGGACGTCAAGAATAACATAAGCAACCCATTAATCCCGGAAACTGTTAGCTTCCCAGACAGCCTGCAAAACAACTTGATAACTTCAACGCGTCCTGTCATAAAACTGGAAACAATATGGGAGTCCCATGTGGTTCCCCTTGTTAGAGGGACCGAAACCATCATGAGAACGCTTTCAAAGTCTGTTGGCGTTGTTGAAAAAACAGAATACGTAACGGAAGTTGCTACAATTCCCATGCCGCTTCCATCAATTCCATCATCACAATATCCGTTCTCAATTAACCCATTCAATCCGTTTAACCCATTACTGCCAATTCCCCCGCAGCAGCTTATTACATCCACTGAAATTCAGCAGTCCATGGTAACGGAAACAAGTTCGAAAGTTTTGAAACTGACTTTTGGCGCGCGAACCGCTTATACCACAATATTTTCCACTTCCGTCGTCCCAACAGCTGTCACTCGATTAATAACCGCCACCATACCAGGCCAGCCCGGCCAATCTTTCCCCAACTACTATCCGCCACCATACAATCCCTTTGCCTATGTTGGctaa